In the Paenibacillus sp. FSL R7-0337 genome, CGGGTCGGGCTTTTTTTATCGTTGGTTGTATCGGCGAATAGGATGATAGCTTGCTCATGCGGTATTGCGGGGTGGGGTGCGTGTACCCGTAGGCCAAACGTATGCGGAAAAGCAAATACAATCTGCTGGCGCTTAGTAGAGTAGTGTTAGCCTTAGGAAACAGGTGGATTTCCTCCACTTGCTGATGAACGAATGAGCGCTTCCCGGGTAACAGTTGTATAAACAACACTTAATTTCAGCCCATCCAGCCGCAGAAGCCCAAACAAACTATTTTAGTTGTAATATTTCCACTTATTTCCTTATATTTGCCTAAAGCGGGCTGATTAAGATACGTTTTTCCACCTGTTTGCCGCTAAGAGGGGGGCGCCGCCCCTGAACATTAATCAACGGCACGACTGTAATTAAAATTTAAATTACCGTTGACAATTTGCCTATGATCAAATATATTATCCATAAGAATAAAAGTTTCCTTAGAGAAACAATTGTGTATATGAGAAACAATATACACAATAGATTCATTAATTTGCTATAGAGATTGAACTTGAAAATATACGTAAAGGGAAAAGTGGCGGAGGGGAATTTTAGAACTGGAGGAGCGGTAGCGTCCGCCTTTGTATTTGGATTTCTACCGCGAAGAGCGGTTTTAATCAGGAATTCCAAATTGGGCAGCGGCCGGAAGTCCAAAACTTCTCTGGAGTCACGGCCAATCCCAAACCAAAAAATCATTAGTTCAAATTATATAGATAGTCCAAAAAAGAGACGGGGTGCTGACATGATTCAGATTAAGGGTTTAAACGTTGATTATTTCGGCAACTCGGCGCTGGAGGGTGTGACGCTCGATATCCCCTTCGGGCATTCGGTAGGCATTATCGGGCCCAATGGCGCTGGGAAGTCCACTTTCATTAAGGCGCTGCTGGATGTGATCAAGAAGAGAAGCGGAACGGTAAAGGCAGAGGGGAAGGACATTGCCCTGTACAGACGGAATATTGCCTACGTGCCGCAGAAGAACGATATTGACCTGACTTTTCCCATTACAGTTAAGGATACGGTGCTGACCGGAACTTATCCGAACCTGAAGCTGTTCCGGCGTCCGGGTAAGAAGGAGAGGACTATTGCGGAGCGCAGCATGGCGATGGTGGAGATCGGTGACCTTGCGGATAAGCAGATTAGCAATTTGTCCGGCGGGCAGCTGCAGCGGGTGTTTATCGCCCGGGCGCTGGCCCAGGAGGCCAGTGTGTTTTTCCTGGATGAGCCGTTTGTCGGCATTGATATGGTTAGTGAGCGTATCATTGTGAACCTGTTCAAGCAGCTCCGTGAGGAAGGCAAGACCATCCTGGTGGTGCACCATGATCTACATGAAGTTGAAGAATATTTTGACAAAATCATTCTGCTTAACAAGCAGCTTATCGCCTTCGGAGATGTGCAGGATACCTTCACCACAGAGAATATCCGCAGAGCCTACGGTACATCCTTGGGCAACGTAATGATCCAGGGTGCAGGAGGTGCTTCTCATGATTGAGTCCTTATCCAGTCTGCTGAATATTCCGGTATACGCCCTGAACGCCGGGTTATCTGCAATTATTCTCGGGATTGTCTCAGGGGCGTTGGGCAGCTTCATCGTTCTGCGCAAAATGTCGCTGATGGGCGATGCCTTATCTCACGCAGTGCTTCCGGGCGTCGCCCTGTCTTATATTCTGGGCATCAACATCTTGCTGGGCGCTTCGTTGTTCGGCCTGTTAGCCGCTATTCTCATTCAATTCATCACCAGCCGCAGCAATATCAAGAGCGATACCTCTATCGGTATCATTCTCAGCTCCTTCTTTGCACTCGGGATTGTCCTGATTACGTTCGCCCGCAGCGGGCTGGATCTCACTCATATTCTGTTCGGTAACATTCTGGCTGTCCCGCAATCCGAGCTGCTACAATCCTTCATCATCATGCTGGCGGTGCTTGCCATTATTACACTGCTGTACAAAGAGCTGCTGATCAGCTCATTCGATCCAGTGGTAGCGAAGGCTTACGGGCTGAAGACCGGCTTCTATCATTATCTGCTGATGATGCTGCTCTCCGTAGTGACCGTCTCCTCCTTGTCCCAGGTTGGCATTGTGCTGGTCATCGCGATGCTGGTCATCCCGGCAGCCACCTCGTATCTGTGGTCCAATTCCTTGCTGCATATGATCGTATTAGCCTCCTCAGTTGGGGCAGCCTCGGGGATCATCGGCGTATACGTGAGCTTCCGCTACAATCTGCCGACAAGTGCAACAATCGTGCTGGTAGGCGTCACCTTGTTCAGCATTTCATTCATCATATCGCCCAAGAATAATTTTCTGCGGAAAGGACTGAAGCAAGCATGAGACTGTTCAAAATAATATCGGCATCCTTACTCATTCTACTACTCGCCGCATGCTCCAACACCAGTAAGGGGGGAGCGGGTGACGGCAAGCTGCAGATTGTGGCCACCTATTCCATCCTTGCAGACATGACCCGGAATATCACCGGAGATAAGGCGGAGGTCTACAGCATGGTGCCTATCGGCACAGACCCCCATATGTATGATCCGCTGCCTGCAGATACAGGCAAGGTTTCCAGCGCGGACCTTATTTTCTATAACGGATTGAATCTGGAGACCGGCAAGGGCTGGTTCCAGGATCTGCTCAAGGTGACGAAGAAGGAAGCTGCCGCGTTTGCCGTCTCCGAAGAGGTCACGCCGATGTACCTAACCGAGAAGGGGAAGGAGTCACAGGTTGACCCTCATGCCTGGCTGGATATACAGAACGCGGTCAAGTATGTGGATGTCATTACCGCACGTGTGATCGAACAGGACCCTGACAACAAGCAGTATTATCTGGATAACCAGACCGCGTACGTGCAGGAGCTGACGGAGCTGGATCAGTATGCCAAGGAAGCTGTGAGCAAGGTCCTGCAGGAGAAGCGCGTGCTGGTGACCAGTGAAGGGGCCTTCAAATATTTTTCCCAGGCCTATGGCTTCGAGTCTGCCTTCATCTGGGAGATTAACACTGACAGCCAGGGAACACCGGAGCAGATGAACCGGATCATCGGCATTATCAAGGAGAAGCAGATTCCGGCGTTATTCCTGGAGACGAGCGTCAACCCCAAGACGATGGAGACGATTTCCCGCGAGACCGGGGTGCCGGTCCATTCCAGGATTTTCACAGATTCTCTGGCTAAGGAAGGGGAAGACGGAGACACCTACCTGAAGATGATCAAGTGGAATATCGATAAAGTGATTGAGGGCTTGTCCCGATAGGCTGCAACAAATAACCCGCCAACGTGGATGGATTGCTTATCCAGTCTTGGCGGGTTATTTCCGATATTGTGCATAGTTCAAGCGCTGACAATCCCGAGCACGAATCCGTCATAGCCCTTGCTGCCTACCGTCTGTATAGCAGTAGCATCTATGCGCGGCTCCTCTGCGAGCAGCTTCATGAATTGCCGGATGCCTTGAACCCGGTCATCCGCACTGTCCGGGTCAATTACCTCGCCGTCACGCACTACATTATCCGCCACAATGACCGCACCCGGCCGGGCCAGCTTCAGCACCCACTTCAGGTAATGCGGATTATTCGGTTTGTCGGCATCAATGAAGATGAAGTCAAACGGCTCACATCCCCGGGCTTCCAGCAGTGCCAGCGAATCCAGCGCCGGACCTTCCAGTACTTCCGTCTTGTCTGCCAGCCCCGCCATTCTAAGGTTATCCTCAGCCACTACAACATGCTTGTGCTCGAATTCCAGTGTGACCAGTCTGCCCGTCTCCGGCAACGCCCGCGCCAGCCAGATGGTGCTATAACCGCCCAGCGTGCCGATCTCCAGAATGTTGGATGCTCCCTTCATTTTGGCCAGCAGATACAGCAGCTTCCCTTGATTCGGAGCGACATCAATCGCCGGTAAGCCGGCCCCTGTATTCGCATCCAGCACAGCGTCCAGGACCGGATCAGCCGTCAATAACCGGTCATTGAAATAAGCGTCTACGTTGCTCCATTTGTTCTGTTCTTCCATGTGAATCCCTCCATTAGTTGTTTTTTTGTATTGTTGTATTGGAACTGCTTTAAATATAAGGGATTATCATTCATAATACTAATATATGATAATGTCATAATCATAAGTATTGGTTATGAATATGACCTATGAATAGGAGCGTATTTATTAACATTCATCCACTCAGGCTTTTCTATTATGCAGCCGGGCTACAGCGGTTTATTGATATCTGCCGGGAATGATGAACAATAATAATATATTTATTTTCGATTAAAATATATTGATAAACGATAAATGTTATGCTAAATTAAACTCACCATAACAAGTGAGGAGTATGTGTAATGAACCGTAAGCCAGGCTCAACCACGTTTCTGAAGGCGGTGCTTATTGTGTTCGCGCTGGCCGCGCTGGCCCTGTGTATCTTCGCGGTCCCGGCTATCGGTGACTTCGCAGCGGAGCTGTATCCCGGCCATTCGTATATCCAGGTGCTGGTGATGACAGATCTGTATGGGGCGGCTCTGCCGTTCTTCATAGCACTGTCCCAGGCATACAGACTGTTAGGCTTAATCGACCGCAATGAGGCTTTCTCGGAGGACTCGGTACGGGTGCTGAAGCATATCAAGCATGCG is a window encoding:
- a CDS encoding zinc ABC transporter substrate-binding protein — its product is MFKIISASLLILLLAACSNTSKGGAGDGKLQIVATYSILADMTRNITGDKAEVYSMVPIGTDPHMYDPLPADTGKVSSADLIFYNGLNLETGKGWFQDLLKVTKKEAAAFAVSEEVTPMYLTEKGKESQVDPHAWLDIQNAVKYVDVITARVIEQDPDNKQYYLDNQTAYVQELTELDQYAKEAVSKVLQEKRVLVTSEGAFKYFSQAYGFESAFIWEINTDSQGTPEQMNRIIGIIKEKQIPALFLETSVNPKTMETISRETGVPVHSRIFTDSLAKEGEDGDTYLKMIKWNIDKVIEGLSR
- a CDS encoding DUF2975 domain-containing protein produces the protein MNRKPGSTTFLKAVLIVFALAALALCIFAVPAIGDFAAELYPGHSYIQVLVMTDLYGAALPFFIALSQAYRLLGLIDRNEAFSEDSVRVLKHIKHAAVSISGMFTLGLPLFYLMAEKDDAPGIIVIGLVLIFASMVIAVFAAVLQKLLNEAIALKSENDLTV
- a CDS encoding metal ABC transporter permease encodes the protein MIESLSSLLNIPVYALNAGLSAIILGIVSGALGSFIVLRKMSLMGDALSHAVLPGVALSYILGINILLGASLFGLLAAILIQFITSRSNIKSDTSIGIILSSFFALGIVLITFARSGLDLTHILFGNILAVPQSELLQSFIIMLAVLAIITLLYKELLISSFDPVVAKAYGLKTGFYHYLLMMLLSVVTVSSLSQVGIVLVIAMLVIPAATSYLWSNSLLHMIVLASSVGAASGIIGVYVSFRYNLPTSATIVLVGVTLFSISFIISPKNNFLRKGLKQA
- a CDS encoding O-methyltransferase produces the protein MEEQNKWSNVDAYFNDRLLTADPVLDAVLDANTGAGLPAIDVAPNQGKLLYLLAKMKGASNILEIGTLGGYSTIWLARALPETGRLVTLEFEHKHVVVAEDNLRMAGLADKTEVLEGPALDSLALLEARGCEPFDFIFIDADKPNNPHYLKWVLKLARPGAVIVADNVVRDGEVIDPDSADDRVQGIRQFMKLLAEEPRIDATAIQTVGSKGYDGFVLGIVSA
- a CDS encoding metal ABC transporter ATP-binding protein — encoded protein: MQIKGLNVDYFGNSALEGVTLDIPFGHSVGIIGPNGAGKSTFIKALLDVIKKRSGTVKAEGKDIALYRRNIAYVPQKNDIDLTFPITVKDTVLTGTYPNLKLFRRPGKKERTIAERSMAMVEIGDLADKQISNLSGGQLQRVFIARALAQEASVFFLDEPFVGIDMVSERIIVNLFKQLREEGKTILVVHHDLHEVEEYFDKIILLNKQLIAFGDVQDTFTTENIRRAYGTSLGNVMIQGAGGASHD